The Geobacillus genomosp. 3 genome segment TGTCCATCCGGTGACGGTCCATTTAGGAAAAGGGGTCACAGCAATTGAAAACGGGACGAAAATCATGGCGTTGGCTAATGGGCGGCCGGTGTTCCAACAACAAGGGATGGATGTGTATATATGGATAGTGGACAAGCTTACTCATCAAGGCGATGTCGATTTAAGTTCCGGCAATATCCGGTTTCATGGTGACGTCGATATTACCGGCAGCGTGGAAGACGGAATGAACGTTGAGGCAGAGGGCAATGTGACGGTGTTTCAAAATGTCAACCGGGCGACGGTTACGTCAAAACAAGCCGTCTTTATTAGGCAAAATGTCATTGGAAGCGTCATTTCGGCAGGGGAAGGCCGTATGCTCGTTTCTGAGCTTGCACATTTATTAAGCTCGGTTGAAGAATACATTGAAAGAATGATTTCTTCCATAAAACAACTAATCAATTCTCCGGCATTTAAAAGGACAAATTGGAAACAAAACAGGTTACTCCCGCTAATAAAGCTGTTAATGGACTATAAATTCCGTCCTTTGTCATCAATAGGACAAAAGTATATCGAAGCGGTGAAAAAGGGCGGCCATTCGCAGCTCCAGCCAGTTTGGCTCGATTTAGCTGAGCGGCTTCAACTTTGTTTTTTCTCAAGTATTCCGAACGAACTCCATTCCCTTGAACGGCTCACCAAGCTGCTTGAAGACATTAAGGCAACGACGAAACAACATATGAATGGAAATGGTGAGCACAGTTATGTCGAGATGGCCTACGCGTTGAATAGTACGATCTACTGCAGCGGCGATATAACCGTTTTTGGCCAAGGGTGTTATAACTGTACCATTCATTCCGGCGGTTTTCTAAACGTAAAAGGAGTTATGCGCGGCGGCCGCGCCTTGGCCCGAAAAGGGGCGTTTATTCAAGAGGCTGGTTCGGCTTCCGGAGTCGTTACACACATTGCCGTGCCCCAAGGCCAAACGGTGAGGTTTGGTGTGGTTAAAGAGGGGACAGTAGTTCAAATCGGTAAAACATCTTACACGTTCCAAGAGGAGCACCGTCAAATTGAAGTGTCGCTAGATGAAAATGGACAAATGATGTTGACTTAAAAAACCGGGGGATATAATGTGTTTATATGAGTCGACGAAAAATGGGCAGATGTAGAAGAGCGTTTAAAAGCGAACTTAAATATAAGACAATAGAAGCGCCTAAAGCGGTGTATCAGGAAATCGAGTGTTTTCATATAGGCTTTTCAATTTATTCACTGTCCCTTTTGTTGATTCAACAAAATTGGATTGTCTGTTCTTTTCATCGATGCCTGCAAAAGAGAAAGAAAAACAGGCGATGGTTTTCAGAACTAGATCGGAAGAGAATGAAGTATTTCGCATTGCTCAACTGGAAGAAATGTTAGAAGCCAATGTTCTGCCAACCAAGGGAGGGGGTTCATTCAAAATAGGGGATTAGAAAGAAGGCAAGGAAACAATGGAAGATTTAAAAATTGTGATTGCTGATGATGATGCGTCTTCCAGAACGATTTTGCGGCATTTTATCCGCTTGTTTCCCCATTACAATGTTGTGGCTGAGACGGCAAGCGGAGAGGAACTTTTGCAGCTCGTGCTTCAAGAACAGCCGGATATTGTGTTGGTGGATATCAGTATGCCCGGGCTCGATGGCATGGAGGCAGTAAAAATATGCAAACAGCTTTTGCCCTCTGTTCAGGTGATTTTTATTACTGGATATGATGAATTTGCCGTAGAGGCATTTGAAGTGTCTGCTACGGACTATATCGTGAAGCCGATTGAGCGGACGCGTCTCTTTTATGCACTCGAAAAAGCTCGCAAACTAATCGATATGGCCAAGCGATGGGCTACACCAGCGAAGCAGCCAAGCAAAAGGCTTGGAATCCGGTCGAAAAACGCTATTGTTTTGTTGCCCATGGAGGATATTTTATTCGTAGAAAAGGAAAGCAGAAAAACAGTGATTCATACGGTAAATGAGCAATATGAGACAACGGAGACGCTGAACGAAATCGAAAAGGAGTTGGATGATGATTTTTTTAAAACTCACCGTTCCTATATCATTAACTTAAAAAAGGTAGTGAAAATTACACAGGTTGGCGAAACGTATTTAGCCCACTTTCTTAATAGCGAAAAAGTGGCATATATTTCGAAGCTGAAATTTCATGAAGTGCAGAGGAAAATCTTTGATATGAATAGGTAGGCGATCTTTTTGGAGGAAAGCAAAGGCTTGTAGAAGACTAATTAAAACAGCAGTGAGTGAAAAAGAAGTTTTTATTGACTATCGGGGGGCCGTATGGAACAGGACGAGAGGTCGTTGATCGAGCATCATTTCAGCATGCTACGGGAGATTTTCGACGCTATAGACGATATGATTTTTGTTGCGAAATCCGACGGTTGCAGCTTTCGCTATATATGGGCCAATAAGGCAGCCTGTCGCACTATCGGCATGGACAATGTCACCGGTAAGCGGTTTGAAGATGTTTTGTCTCCGGAACGGGCAGCCAAAATAAAGGAGAACTACAAACAGGCTGCCCAAATGAAAACAACGATTACTTATGAAGATGAAATGGAAACGTCCAATGGATGGAAACATTATGAAACCGTTCTTACCCCGCTGGATGGGGAGGGCGATTGGCATCGATGGTTTGTCGCTGTTGTTCGTGACGTTACAGAACGAAAGATGAAGGAACGGGAACTTCAAAAGATGAAGGAGCAGCTGGAAGCGAGCAGGAAGCGTTACAAAACGTTTCTTGAACATTTGCCGGGAGGAGTGCTCGTATTTAACCAAGAGGGAATGGTTATTTACGCAAACATCAGCGCCGTGCAGCTGCTCGGGGCGAAGCAAAAAAGCGATATTGTAGGCATTCCGATGCGGAAGATCTGCCGAGACTAAACAAAGCGGTGTGGGAGAACACCTTGAGTGAGCAACTCTCTTTTATCGAGAAAGTGGACACATTTGATGGCAGGACGATTTATGTAAGGTTGTCGCTTTCGTATATCGAATACGACGGAAATCCGGCCATTCAAGGAATTATGCTTGATGTGACTGAACGGATTCATTACGAAAACAGGCTGAAGTATTTAGCATTCCATGATTCGTTAACCGGCTTTCCAAATCGGAGATTGTTTCTCGATCTCGTGCGACAGTCAATCGAGGAGGCGAAACGGGAGAATAGACGGTTGGCTGTCATGTATATAGATATGGACCGCTTCAAGGAAGTGAATGATACGTTCGGCCATGATGTAGGGGATCAGTTGCTGAAGTTATTCGCCCAAAGGGTGAAGGATAATATTGGGGCGAATGCCATCCCATGCAGGATTGGGGGAGACGAATTCCTAGTATTAGTAAAAGATGTAGCGAATGATGCGCAGATCGAGAAAACAGCTCATAAACTGCAGCAAAGCATGCAACCCCCTTTCCTTGTCAACGGACATAAAATCGTTGCGACCATTAGCATAGGAATCGCTGTTTATCCGTCGGACGGAAACTCTTCGAAAGAATTGATCCGCCATGCTGACTACGCTCTTTATAGGGCAAAGAGTGTACGCAACAGCTATCAATTTTATAGCCAAAATGTTAGAAAAGCCGCTAAATAGGCGGCTATTTTGTCGGCGGGCGTTCCATCTCTTTTGCTAGAATGGTTTTTCGCTTTGCTGCACACAATCTTTATAAATGGAGCATTCCCGTTAGGAGCTTTTCCGGGGACTTGATCAAAAAAAGCCCTCTTGGTATGATGCAGGGGTGCCAAACAATACCTACCATCATGCCAAGGAGGACTTCAGATGAATTGTACACAAAATCAGAAAATCAATCAAGTCACGGAACACACATTGGTCGTGGGCATCGATATCGCGAAACGAACCCACTACGCCTGCTTCGTGGATGACCGGGGGCGCGTGCTTCGCAAGTCGTTCCCGATCTTCCAGTCGAAAGAGGGGTTTCAACAGCTGTATGAAGCGATCCAGGAGGGGAGGAAAGCGTTCGGGAAGGCACAGGTGATCGTCGCCGTGGAGCCGACCGGGCACTACTGGTTGAACCTGGCCTACTTCCTCGAGGAAAACGGGATCCCGCTGGTCATGGTCAACCCGGCGCATGTGTGCCGGTCGAAAGAACTCGATGACAACCTGCCGACGAAACACGACGCCAAAGACGCCCTGGTCATCGCCAGGCTGGCGAAAGACGGGCGATTCCTCGTCCC includes the following:
- a CDS encoding LytR/AlgR family response regulator transcription factor, which codes for MEDLKIVIADDDASSRTILRHFIRLFPHYNVVAETASGEELLQLVLQEQPDIVLVDISMPGLDGMEAVKICKQLLPSVQVIFITGYDEFAVEAFEVSATDYIVKPIERTRLFYALEKARKLIDMAKRWATPAKQPSKRLGIRSKNAIVLLPMEDILFVEKESRKTVIHTVNEQYETTETLNEIEKELDDDFFKTHRSYIINLKKVVKITQVGETYLAHFLNSEKVAYISKLKFHEVQRKIFDMNR
- a CDS encoding flagellar assembly protein A; protein product: MGQTVISKGKNINEAIHAGLAMLQSNREEVQIEIIQQETKGIWRIGSRPAVVKIMKVEKKAEAPDIVGEEKNSPADNDKKTESKATENCTNGKVWVKEGRIFYRLSPLCYPTITVGHGVLLLKNGQPVTGTTVITEGDRLEIQTLEETVETKWDIIVDEDKMHAILRIEPGITKRFELKDIDPDYHIELKAQQHIEVRNSLGYNQILQKLKSLNVVQGFDFIAMAEAAKATKPGDFVIARGMKPREGKNGWVEPTVNIGHQQARPRLREDGTVDFREVNRIPSVHLGQVIAVVHPPIPGVPGMTITNEPILPKPVHPVTVHLGKGVTAIENGTKIMALANGRPVFQQQGMDVYIWIVDKLTHQGDVDLSSGNIRFHGDVDITGSVEDGMNVEAEGNVTVFQNVNRATVTSKQAVFIRQNVIGSVISAGEGRMLVSELAHLLSSVEEYIERMISSIKQLINSPAFKRTNWKQNRLLPLIKLLMDYKFRPLSSIGQKYIEAVKKGGHSQLQPVWLDLAERLQLCFFSSIPNELHSLERLTKLLEDIKATTKQHMNGNGEHSYVEMAYALNSTIYCSGDITVFGQGCYNCTIHSGGFLNVKGVMRGGRALARKGAFIQEAGSASGVVTHIAVPQGQTVRFGVVKEGTVVQIGKTSYTFQEEHRQIEVSLDENGQMMLT
- a CDS encoding sensor domain-containing diguanylate cyclase — its product is MSEQLSFIEKVDTFDGRTIYVRLSLSYIEYDGNPAIQGIMLDVTERIHYENRLKYLAFHDSLTGFPNRRLFLDLVRQSIEEAKRENRRLAVMYIDMDRFKEVNDTFGHDVGDQLLKLFAQRVKDNIGANAIPCRIGGDEFLVLVKDVANDAQIEKTAHKLQQSMQPPFLVNGHKIVATISIGIAVYPSDGNSSKELIRHADYALYRAKSVRNSYQFYSQNVRKAAK
- a CDS encoding PAS domain-containing protein, translated to MEQDERSLIEHHFSMLREIFDAIDDMIFVAKSDGCSFRYIWANKAACRTIGMDNVTGKRFEDVLSPERAAKIKENYKQAAQMKTTITYEDEMETSNGWKHYETVLTPLDGEGDWHRWFVAVVRDVTERKMKERELQKMKEQLEASRKRYKTFLEHLPGGVLVFNQEGMVIYANISAVQLLGAKQKSDIVGIPMRKICRD